The following proteins come from a genomic window of Triticum aestivum cultivar Chinese Spring chromosome 6A, IWGSC CS RefSeq v2.1, whole genome shotgun sequence:
- the LOC123131641 gene encoding U-box domain-containing protein 52 gives MAAEGDEEGAAAPKMVGLALSGPKSSAYVLRWALRNFAQDDAPPAEFKLIHVLTPVLAVPTPLGHLLPIDEVSNSVAEGELEKMWIEKQEMLQRCKDTCDENKVEAQVLLVEGKDVADTISSLVSQYQIHNLVIGNPPSKSPFTRRSTASRTACKICKCLPSFCTAYVVSKDGLSSVHVPESESGSPSGSPVPKGNSGSSSTKEFTDGTSSRSDLDGSSAPGLPSFTLNDYLTGNAPVYADKERRIASRTGAESSILSQFRGSDKVPTSSLQELMLSDNKDDVSTELGKLNLEPSHNRLLATASKDADRESRLEKPLVLPSDSYSMFTWEEIDNATASFSLKIGTGSNGTVYKGHLNHLDVAIKVLHSDDKSSTRHFNQELEVLSKIRHPHLLMLLGACPDRGCLVYEYMENGSLADRLQRRKGTPPIPWFDRFRIAWEIGSALVFLHSTKPSPIIHRDLKPENVLLDRNLVSKIGDVGLSTLMPPKETLSNRTVYKKTGLAGTLFYLDPEYQRTGQVSVKSDTYALGMVILELLTARCPIGLPEVVEQAVEDGQISNVLDESAGDWPVREAHDLAQLGLNCLEMRSKDRPDLNSVVLEELGRLKRIAASVSGVALPGSPSHFKCPILKTVMYDPCIASDGYTYERSAMEMWLCDKDVSPVTKARLRDKTLLPNLSLKSAIVRWVADGGRPVKE, from the exons ATGGCCGCCGAAGGGGACGAAGAGGGGGCCGCGGCGCCCAAGATGGTAGGGCTGGCGCTCAGCGGCCCCAAATCAAGCGCCTACGTCCTCCGGTGGGCGCTCCGCAACTTCGCCCAGGACGACGCCCCTCCCGCCGAGTTCAAGCTCATCCACGTCCTCACCCCGGTCCTGGCCGTGCCCACGCCAT TGGGGCACCTCCTCCCGATTGATGAAGTCAGCAACAGCGTCGCCGAAGGCGAGCTCGAGAAGATGTGGATCGAGAAGCAGGAAATGCTGCAACGCTGCAAAGACACGTGTGATGAAAACAAG GTTGAAGCTCAAGTACTGCTTGTTGAGGGTAAAGATGTCGCGGATACCATTTCCAGTCTTGTTTCTCAGTACCAGATACATAACCTCGTTATCGGTAACCCTCCCAGCAAGAGCCCATTCACTAG GAGGTCCACTGCAAGTAGGACGGCCTGCAAAATTTGCAAGTGTCTCCCCAGCTTTTGCACGGCATATGTTGTTTCAAAGGATGGATTGTCTTCAGTTCATGTTCCTGAATCGGAAAGTGGCTCGCCCTCTGGCTCTCCAGTACCAAAAGGCAACTCTGGGAGCTCCAGCACCAAAGAATTTACAGATGGAACGTCCTCAAGATCCG ATTTGGATGGCAGTTCAGCGCCGGGCCTGCCTAGTTTTACTCTGAACGATTATCTCACTGGAAATGCACCAGTATATGCTGACAAGGAGAGAAGAATTGCCTCACGCACTGGTGCTGAAAGCTCTATATTAAGTCAATTTCGGGGTTCGGACAAGGTGCCAACAAGTTCACTGCAGGAATTAATGCTTTCAGACAACAAG GATGATGTCAGTACAGAGCTTGGAAAGCTGAACCTTGAACCGAGTCATAATAGGCTGCTGGCAACGGCATCCAAGGACGCTGATAGGGAGTCGAGGCTGGAGAAGCCCCTTGTACTTCCAAGCGACTCGTACTCAATGTTCACCTGGGAAGAGATTGATAATGCTACAGCGTCATTCTCACTCAAGATCGGAACTGGGTCTAATGGAACGGTATACAAGGGCCATCTCAATCACTTGGATGTAGCGATAAAGGTCCTTCATTCTGATGACAAATCCAGTACCAGGCATTTCAACCAAGAG CTTGAGGTTCTGAGCAAGATACGCCACCCACACTTGCTGATGCTCCTGGGAGCCTGTCCGGACAGGGGCTGCTTGGTGTACGAGTACATGGAGAACGGCAGCCTTGCGGATCGTCTGCAGCGCAGAAAGGGCACACCGCCGATCCCATGGTTTGATCGCTTCCGCATTGCCTGGGAAATTGGGTCAGCCCTGGTGTTCCTGCACAGCACAAAGCCCAGCCCAATCATCCACCGTGACCTGAAGCCTGAGAACGTCCTCCTCGACCGCAACCTAGTGAGCAAGATTGGTGACGTGGGCCTGTCGACCCTGATGCCACCCAAGGAGACTCTGTCAAACCGCACGGTGTACAAGAAGACGGGCCTGGCGGGCACACTGTTCTACCTGGACCCGGAGTACCAGAGGACCGGgcaggtgtcggtgaagtcggacACGTACGCGCTTGGCATGGTGATCCTTGAGCTGCTGACGGCAAGGTGCCCGATCGGACTACCTGAGGTGGTGGAGCAAGCAGTGGAAGACGGTCAGATTAGCAATGTCTTGGATGAGAGCGCGGGGGACTGGCCCGTGAGGGAAGCGCATGACCTTGCTCAGCTAGGCCTGAATTGTTTGGAGATGCGGAGCAAGGACCGGCCTGACCTCAACAGCGTGGTGCTGGAGGAGCTGGGGCGGCTGAAGCGTATCGCGGCCAGCGTGTCGGGGGTGGCGTTGCCAGGGTCACCCAGTCACTTCAAGTGCCCAATACTCAAG ACGGTGATGTATGACCCATGCATCGCGTCGGACGGGTACACGTACGAGCGCAGCGCGATGGAGATGTGGCTGTGCGACAAGGACGTGTCGCCGGTGACCAAGGCGCGGCTGCGTGACAAGACGCTGTTGCCTAACCTGTCTCTCAAGAGCGCCATCGTGAGGTGGGTGGCCGATGGGGGGAGGCCTGTCAAGGAGTAA
- the LOC123131642 gene encoding aspartate aminotransferase, mitochondrial, with the protein MALYRRAASAIRRRGAGGLPLLPARAMASLFGHVEPAPKDPILGVTEAFLADPSPDKVNVGVGAYRDDSGKPVVLDCVREAERRIAGNLNMEYLPMGGSIHMIEESLKLAYGEDSEFIKDKRIAAVQALSGTGACRLFADFQKRFLPDSQIYIPTPTWSNHHNIWRDAQVPQRTFSYYHPESRGLDFAGLMDDIKNAPNGSFFLLHACAHNPTGVDPTEEQWREISYQFKLKNHFPFFDMAYQGFASGDPERDAKAIRIFLEDGHQIGCAQSYAKNMGLYGQRAGCLSILCEDEMQAVAVKSQLQQIARPMYSNPPVHGALVVSIILSDPELKNVWLGEVKGMADRIIGMRKALRENLEKLGSPLSWEHVTNQIGMFCYSGMTPEQVDRLTSEYHIYMTRNGRISMAGVTTGNVAYLANAIHDVTK; encoded by the exons ATGGCGCTGTACCGCCGCGCGGCCTCCGCGATCCGGCGGCGCGGGGCAGGGGGCCTGCCCCTGCTCCCGGCGCGGGCGATGGCGTCGCTCTTCGGCCACGTCGAGCCGGCGCCCAAGGACCCCATCCTCGGCGTCACCGAGGCCTTCCTCGCCGACCCCTCCCCCGACAAAGTCAACGTCGGCGTC GGCGCCTACCGGGACGACAGCGGCAAGCCCGTCGTGCTCGACTGCGTGCGCGAGGCGGAGCGCCGGATCGCCGGCAACCTCAACAT GGAGTACCTTCCAATGGGAGGGAGTATCCACATGATTGAAGAGTCGCTAAAGCTGGCGTATGGCGAGGACTCCGAGTTCATCAAAGATAAAAGAATTGCAGCGGTGCAGGCACTTTCAGGAACTGGCGCATGCCGGCTCTTCGCTGATTTCCAGAAGCGTTTCCTGCCGGATTCGCAGATCTACATACCTACACCAACTTGGTCCAA CCATCATAATATTTGGAGGGATGCTCAAGTGCCACAGAGGACATTCTCATATTACCATCCGGAATCGAGAGGGCTTGACTTTGCAGGATTGATGGATGATATCAAG AATGCTCCAAATGGTTCATTCTTTTTGCTTCATGCATGTGCCCATAATCCTACTGGAGTAGATCCTACTGAGGAACAATGGCGAGAAATATCCTATCAGTTCAAG TTGAAGAACCATTTCCCATTCTTTGACATGGCATACCAAGGATTTGCCAGCGGTGATCCAGAGAGAGATGCCAAGGCAATCCGTATATTCCTTGAAGATGGACACCAAATTGGATGTGCTCAGTCATATGCAAAGAACATGGGTCTTTATGGACAGAGAGCGGGATGCCTGAG TATCCTCTGCGAGGATGAGATGCAAGCAGTTGCTGTTAAGAGCCAATTGCAACAGATTGCGAGACCAATGTACAGCAACCCACCTGTTCATGGTGCGCTGGTTGTTTCAATTATCCTTAGTGATCCAGAATTGAAGAACGTATGGTTAGGAGAGGTCAAG GGCATGGCTGATCGTATCATTGGAATGCGGAAGGCACTTCGGGAGAATCTTGAAAAGTTAGGTTCACCTTTATCATGGGAGCATGTCACCAATCAG ATTGGAATGTTTTGCTACAGTGGGATGACACCTGAACAAGTCGATCGCCTGACAAGTGAATACCATATCTACATGACACGCAATGGGAGAATAAG CATGGCCGGCGTAACGACGGGCAACGTCGCCTACTTGGCTAATGCCATTCATGATGTTACCAAGTGA
- the LOC123129277 gene encoding putative ripening-related protein 5: MATARALATMAIFLLVTLSTAHIASSLRSGLGVCRASGYLPGKSGNCEKSNDPDCCEDGKRYPQYHCSPPVTATTKAVLTLNSFEKGKDGGGPSECDNSYHSDKEMVVALSTGWFKNMARCGHRIKISANGKSVYAKVVDECDSVYGCDEDHNYEPPCANNIVDASPAVWNALGLDQNVGMEGITWSDE; encoded by the coding sequence ATGGCCACTGCAAGAGCTCTAGCCACCATGGCAATCTTCCTCCTGGTGACGCTCTCCACCGCCCACATCGCGTCCTCACTCCGCTCGGGTCTCGGTGTCTGCCGTGCGAGTGGCTACCTTCCAGGAAAGTCGGGCAACTGTGAGAAGAGCAACGACCCAGACTGTTGCGAGGATGGCAAGAGGTACCCGCAGTACCACTGCTCGCCGCCGGTCACCGCAACCACCAAGGCCGTCTTGACGCTCAACAGCTTCGAGAAGGGCAAGGACGGCGGCGGTCCGTCCGAGTGTGACAATTCCTACCACAGCGATAAGGAGATGGTCGTTGCGCTCTCCACCGGCTGGTTCAAGAACATGGCCCGTTGCGGGCACCGCATCAAGATCAGCGCCAATGGCAAGTCTGTGTATGCCAAGGTGGTGGACGAGTGTGACTCCGTCTATGGCTGCGACGAAGACCACAACTACGAGCCCCCGTGTGCTAACAACATCGTTGACGCCTCTCCTGCGGTGTGGAATGCCTTGGGGCTCGACCAGAACGTCGGCATGGAGGGCATCACCTGGTCTGATGAGTAG